A single window of Agromyces aureus DNA harbors:
- a CDS encoding bifunctional lysylphosphatidylglycerol flippase/synthetase MprF, protein MTDSKDTTAGAASVALRPTDPPTSAPSRATPPDSTPATTTRTRRALRFLGRVPFTIALLATLIVVGILVGGFTTSITEADWYETFAYGVPSFADGRWWTTVTGTFLVADPWGYLVLLLTAAGVGWLEFRRGSGRAAAYFFGGQALAVIGSAIVIAGFAEMGSHWAEALVTQVDVGPSGGVFACIAAAAATLWSPWRGRALLILTAFTLVSVLFLGTVADLEHAMAVGMVLLINAGSFSKPTLREQRYVAFVMIIALTVVQIVASIVPTYGPFGMTQVGGTDVFDVLFDTVVAVVVATGLRGGYRAAWVVAVILASLNVLIGAFSVFVIAHPELFGGPTDYDDREGLAFAAATGFLWAVMLVWLLACARAFRARLRRRLSGDRGADRPGARIDEVRHVVQTVGGGALSWMATWRDNRHYFGSDPETVVAYQTHQGVALVLGDPIAAPEKLGATLTEFIDTAERAGFVVCVFGADAAARDALPEGWHALQVAEDTIVDLPGLEFTGKKWGAVRTALNRGERDGVRFRLASLATEPRSVRAQISEISEQWVGDKGLPEMRFTLGSIDEALDPAVRMAIAESADGTVQGFLSWLPVYAPGGRIRGWTLDLMRRRDGGAFPPVMEYLIGSSALAFRDEEAEFLSLSGAPLARSDSPDDERQIEVILDKLGGILEPAYGFRSLHRFKQKFNPRGEPMYLLYRDGADLARIGVGLVRAYLPDASVPQLVRAGFSIGK, encoded by the coding sequence ATGACCGACTCGAAGGACACGACGGCTGGCGCGGCATCCGTGGCTCTCAGGCCGACGGACCCGCCCACGAGCGCTCCGTCGCGTGCGACACCACCCGACTCGACGCCCGCGACGACGACGCGGACGCGTCGCGCATTGCGATTCCTCGGGCGTGTGCCGTTCACGATCGCGCTGCTGGCGACGCTGATCGTCGTCGGCATCCTCGTCGGCGGATTCACGACCTCGATCACCGAGGCCGACTGGTACGAGACGTTCGCCTACGGGGTGCCGTCGTTCGCCGACGGCCGCTGGTGGACGACGGTCACCGGCACGTTCCTGGTCGCCGACCCGTGGGGCTACCTCGTGCTGCTGCTCACCGCGGCGGGCGTCGGCTGGCTCGAGTTCCGGCGCGGCAGCGGCCGGGCCGCCGCCTACTTCTTCGGCGGGCAGGCGCTGGCCGTCATCGGCTCGGCGATCGTCATCGCCGGCTTCGCCGAGATGGGCTCGCACTGGGCCGAGGCGCTCGTCACGCAGGTCGACGTCGGCCCGTCGGGCGGCGTCTTCGCGTGCATCGCCGCGGCGGCCGCCACGCTCTGGTCCCCGTGGCGCGGTCGGGCGCTGCTGATCCTCACGGCCTTCACCCTCGTGAGCGTGCTCTTCCTCGGCACCGTCGCCGACCTCGAGCACGCGATGGCCGTGGGCATGGTGCTGCTCATCAACGCCGGATCGTTCAGCAAGCCGACGCTGCGCGAGCAGCGCTACGTCGCCTTCGTCATGATCATCGCGCTCACCGTCGTGCAGATCGTGGCGTCGATCGTGCCGACGTACGGCCCGTTCGGCATGACGCAGGTCGGCGGCACCGACGTCTTCGACGTGCTGTTCGACACCGTCGTGGCGGTCGTCGTCGCGACCGGCCTGCGCGGCGGGTACCGTGCGGCATGGGTCGTCGCCGTGATCCTCGCCTCCCTCAACGTGCTCATCGGCGCCTTCTCGGTCTTCGTCATCGCCCACCCCGAACTGTTCGGCGGCCCCACAGACTACGACGACCGCGAGGGCCTGGCGTTCGCGGCGGCAACCGGATTCCTGTGGGCCGTGATGCTCGTCTGGCTTCTGGCGTGCGCCAGGGCGTTCCGCGCGCGACTGCGTCGACGTCTGAGCGGCGACCGCGGTGCCGACCGGCCCGGCGCGCGCATCGACGAGGTTCGGCACGTGGTGCAGACGGTCGGCGGCGGCGCCCTCTCGTGGATGGCGACCTGGCGCGACAACCGGCACTACTTCGGCTCCGATCCCGAGACGGTCGTCGCCTACCAGACGCACCAGGGCGTCGCGCTCGTGCTCGGCGACCCCATCGCCGCACCCGAGAAGCTCGGCGCGACGCTCACGGAGTTCATCGACACCGCCGAACGAGCGGGGTTCGTGGTGTGCGTGTTCGGCGCCGACGCCGCCGCACGCGACGCGCTCCCCGAGGGCTGGCATGCGCTGCAGGTCGCCGAGGACACGATCGTCGACCTTCCGGGCCTCGAGTTCACGGGCAAGAAGTGGGGTGCGGTCCGTACGGCCCTGAACCGCGGCGAGCGCGACGGCGTGCGGTTCCGGCTCGCCTCGCTCGCCACCGAGCCGCGATCGGTGCGCGCGCAGATCTCCGAGATCTCCGAGCAGTGGGTCGGCGACAAGGGGCTGCCCGAGATGCGCTTCACGCTCGGCTCCATCGACGAGGCGCTCGACCCGGCGGTGCGCATGGCGATCGCCGAATCCGCCGACGGCACGGTGCAGGGGTTCCTCAGCTGGCTGCCCGTGTACGCGCCAGGCGGGCGCATCCGCGGGTGGACGCTCGACCTCATGCGCCGGCGCGACGGCGGCGCGTTCCCGCCCGTCATGGAGTACCTCATCGGGTCGTCGGCGCTCGCCTTCCGCGACGAGGAGGCGGAGTTTCTCTCCCTGTCTGGCGCTCCCCTCGCCCGCTCGGACTCGCCCGACGACGAACGGCAGATCGAGGTGATCCTCGACAAGCTCGGCGGCATCCTCGAGCCCGCCTACGGGTTCCGCTCGCTGCACCGCTTCAAGCAGAAGTTCAACCCGCGCGGCGAACCCATGTACCTGCTCTACCGCGACGGCGCCGACCTCGCCCGCATCGGCGTCGGCCTCGTGCGCGCGTACCTCCCCGACGCGTCGGTGCCGCAGCTCGTGCGCGCCGGCTTCTCGATCGGCAAGTAA
- a CDS encoding HYR domain-containing protein, translated as MSERVPGHQAHSASLRPGAGAVRRGIRSLAPVKALLAVIATATLVVLPLGAPAFAAAPSLVDPPTRLYMAPAGSLPVTIPDGFPTIIPEGELKFDGGTDLISQDVRTIEIESGEVGCAMAAPDWNVGGCTAVQLSVSHGDLTFDPLPTVEDDGDSPFDVLKFADGALERDKDELADLPASAVALIGTTAQVNAALATLVYIPDTDDDGDGTADDPYYYNGSNPETIDLLMSPGDPDMDTVNADIEIRVQKINEFPEVEVPDQVFQVPSGGAGFLGDAGSDVGQPDEEDWNVVDEDNDEQDDNDTIDGPGDEWLLIAWADCGTFAMPASPFTIYDDLEQLFEDALDLGLEPDPADPEYAEYQTNKTALIDAAMAALPDEVKNLPFATGNPSDPHSAFAGVVSGLNAIDEMNYVLDQVEFNATGLTDVTCTVRFLVSDLGNNGLPLQYLGDPPYGIQVPFFGFDLDTNDFPTVEKVVVEVGEGETIEVSLPTDVSVPEGGATTVPLAVSPATHPAFDVTISTTAVAPTSAADFTPIVPQSFTVPEDAATIDIPVDALQDTDLDPGETYTVTIDGFPAAPPFPAGYDAAITDGSATVTIIDDEVPDELLEVSLPTDVSVAEGAATTVPLAVSPATHPAFSVTVSTLVVPPTSAADFTPINSVDFPVPADAASIDIPVDALQDLALDPGETYQVLIDGVSADPPGFDLAITDGTATVTIIDDETEDTVAPTVTIEQGAAQADPTGTSPVVFEVEFSEPVTGFENTDVVLSGSANPTTAVLSGAGASYTVEVSGMSSDGLVVAEVVAAAGEDAAGNLSEASTSEDNEVTFNGLDEVAPTVTIEQGAAQADPTGTSPVVFEVEFSEPVTGFENTDVVLSGSANPTTAVLSGAGASYTVEVSGMSSDGLVVAEVVAAAGEDAAGNLSEASTSEDNEVTFNGLDEVAPTVTIEQGAAQADPTGTSPVVFEVEFSEPVTGFENTDVVLSGSANPTTAVLSGAGASYTVEVSGMSSDGLVVAEVVAAAGEDAAGNLSEASTSEDNEVTFQYDEGDVTAPTVTIEQGAAQADPTGTSPIVFDVEFSEPVTGFTNTDVVLSGSANPTTAVVSGAGASYTVEVSGMSADGLVIAEVAAGAATDAASNPSAASTSVDNEVTFNGVDEVAPTVTIEQGAAQADPTAVSPIVFEVEFSEPVTGFTNSDVVLSGSANPTTAVVSGAGASYTVEVSGMSANGLVIAEVAAGAATDAASNPSEASTSVDNEVTFQYDEGDVTAPTVTIEQGAAQVDPTAVSPIVFEVEFSEPVTGFTNSDVVLSGSANPTTAVVSGAGASYTVEVSGMSANGLVIAEVAAGAATDAASNPSEASTSVDNEVTFQVVVTPDPLTITVPDDIVVEVPFGETGDNVDFDPPTTTGGVAPVTVDCDANSGDFFPVGVTTVTCTATDSAPDDEIVLFAVVSDSFTITVNEGEEPPPTGGPSTPGTPGGGSTGGTGSGGTGSATGIASTGVDSMPALLVGLAMLLLGAAALRFRTRRAAASARD; from the coding sequence ATGTCCGAACGCGTCCCCGGGCACCAGGCCCACTCGGCGAGCCTCCGACCGGGCGCTGGAGCGGTGAGGCGCGGCATCCGCTCCCTCGCACCGGTGAAGGCACTGCTCGCGGTGATCGCGACGGCGACGCTCGTGGTGCTGCCCCTCGGAGCCCCTGCATTCGCTGCCGCACCGTCGCTCGTCGACCCGCCGACGCGCCTCTACATGGCGCCGGCAGGGTCGTTGCCAGTCACGATCCCCGACGGATTCCCGACCATCATCCCGGAGGGGGAACTGAAGTTCGACGGCGGCACCGATCTCATCTCGCAGGACGTGCGCACGATCGAGATCGAGTCGGGCGAGGTCGGCTGCGCGATGGCGGCGCCCGACTGGAACGTGGGCGGGTGCACCGCCGTGCAGCTCTCGGTCTCGCACGGCGACCTCACATTCGACCCCCTGCCCACGGTCGAGGACGACGGCGACAGTCCCTTCGACGTGCTGAAGTTCGCCGACGGGGCGCTCGAGCGCGACAAGGACGAGCTCGCCGACCTGCCCGCATCTGCGGTCGCGCTGATCGGCACGACGGCGCAGGTGAACGCGGCCCTCGCGACGCTCGTCTACATTCCCGACACCGATGACGACGGCGACGGCACCGCCGACGACCCGTATTACTACAACGGCTCGAACCCCGAGACGATCGACCTGCTGATGTCGCCGGGCGACCCTGACATGGACACGGTGAACGCCGACATCGAGATCCGGGTGCAGAAGATCAACGAGTTCCCCGAGGTGGAGGTGCCCGACCAGGTGTTCCAGGTGCCGTCGGGTGGCGCCGGATTCCTCGGCGACGCCGGATCCGACGTCGGCCAGCCCGACGAGGAGGACTGGAACGTCGTCGACGAGGACAACGACGAGCAGGACGACAACGACACCATCGACGGGCCGGGCGACGAGTGGCTGCTCATCGCGTGGGCCGACTGCGGCACCTTCGCGATGCCCGCGTCGCCGTTCACGATCTACGACGACCTCGAGCAGCTGTTCGAAGACGCGCTCGACCTCGGACTCGAGCCCGACCCGGCCGACCCCGAGTACGCCGAGTACCAGACGAACAAGACGGCGCTGATCGACGCCGCGATGGCGGCGCTGCCCGACGAGGTGAAGAACCTGCCGTTCGCGACCGGCAACCCGAGCGACCCGCACAGCGCGTTCGCCGGCGTCGTGAGCGGGCTGAACGCGATCGACGAGATGAACTACGTGCTCGACCAGGTCGAGTTCAACGCGACCGGACTGACGGATGTCACGTGCACCGTCCGGTTCCTCGTGAGCGACCTCGGCAACAACGGCCTGCCGCTGCAGTACCTCGGCGACCCGCCCTACGGCATCCAGGTGCCGTTCTTCGGGTTCGACCTCGATACGAACGACTTCCCGACGGTCGAGAAGGTCGTCGTCGAGGTCGGCGAGGGCGAGACCATCGAGGTGTCGCTGCCGACGGATGTCTCGGTGCCCGAGGGCGGCGCGACCACCGTGCCGCTCGCGGTCTCGCCGGCGACCCACCCGGCGTTCGACGTGACGATCTCGACGACCGCGGTGGCCCCGACGAGTGCCGCGGACTTCACGCCCATCGTTCCGCAGAGCTTCACGGTGCCCGAGGATGCTGCGACGATCGACATCCCGGTCGACGCGCTGCAGGACACCGATCTCGATCCGGGTGAGACCTACACCGTGACGATCGACGGGTTCCCGGCGGCTCCGCCCTTCCCGGCGGGATACGACGCGGCCATCACCGACGGATCGGCGACGGTGACCATCATCGACGACGAGGTGCCCGACGAACTGCTCGAGGTCTCGCTGCCGACCGACGTGTCGGTGGCGGAGGGGGCGGCGACGACGGTGCCGCTGGCCGTATCGCCGGCGACCCATCCCGCGTTCTCGGTGACGGTGTCGACGCTGGTCGTGCCGCCGACGAGCGCCGCCGACTTCACGCCGATCAATTCCGTGGACTTCCCGGTGCCGGCGGATGCGGCGTCGATCGACATCCCGGTGGATGCCCTGCAGGACCTCGCCCTCGATCCGGGTGAGACGTACCAGGTGCTCATCGATGGCGTGTCGGCCGATCCCCCCGGGTTCGATCTGGCGATCACCGACGGCACGGCGACGGTCACGATCATCGACGATGAGACCGAGGACACCGTGGCGCCGACGGTGACGATCGAGCAGGGCGCCGCTCAGGCGGATCCGACGGGCACGTCGCCGGTCGTGTTCGAGGTGGAGTTCAGTGAGCCGGTGACGGGGTTCGAGAACACGGATGTGGTGCTCTCGGGTTCGGCGAATCCGACGACGGCGGTCCTGTCGGGTGCGGGGGCGTCGTACACGGTTGAAGTGTCGGGCATGAGTTCCGACGGGCTGGTCGTCGCCGAGGTCGTCGCGGCGGCCGGCGAGGATGCGGCGGGCAATCTGTCGGAGGCGTCGACGTCCGAAGACAACGAGGTGACGTTCAACGGCCTCGACGAGGTGGCGCCGACGGTGACGATCGAGCAGGGCGCCGCTCAGGCGGATCCGACGGGCACGTCGCCGGTCGTGTTCGAGGTGGAGTTCAGTGAGCCGGTGACGGGGTTCGAGAACACGGATGTGGTGCTCTCGGGTTCGGCGAATCCGACGACGGCGGTCCTGTCGGGTGCGGGGGCGTCGTACACGGTTGAAGTGTCGGGCATGAGTTCCGACGGGCTGGTCGTCGCCGAGGTCGTCGCGGCGGCCGGCGAGGATGCGGCGGGCAATCTGTCGGAGGCGTCGACGTCCGAAGACAACGAGGTGACGTTCAACGGCCTCGACGAGGTGGCGCCGACGGTGACGATCGAGCAGGGCGCCGCTCAGGCGGATCCGACGGGCACGTCGCCGGTCGTGTTCGAGGTGGAGTTCAGTGAGCCGGTGACGGGGTTCGAGAACACGGATGTGGTGCTCTCGGGTTCGGCGAATCCGACGACGGCGGTCCTGTCGGGTGCGGGGGCGTCGTACACGGTTGAAGTGTCGGGCATGAGTTCCGACGGGCTGGTGGTCGCCGAGGTCGTCGCGGCGGCCGGCGAGGATGCGGCGGGCAATCTGTCGGAGGCGTCGACGTCCGAAGACAACGAGGTGACGTTCCAGTACGACGAGGGTGACGTGACGGCGCCGACGGTGACGATCGAGCAGGGCGCGGCGCAGGCCGACCCGACGGGCACGTCGCCGATCGTGTTCGACGTCGAGTTCAGCGAGCCGGTGACCGGGTTCACGAACACCGACGTGGTGTTGAGCGGGTCAGCGAACCCGACCACTGCCGTGGTCTCGGGCGCGGGGGCGTCGTACACGGTCGAGGTGTCGGGCATGTCCGCCGACGGGCTCGTGATCGCTGAGGTGGCTGCGGGCGCCGCAACGGATGCCGCGTCGAACCCGAGCGCCGCGTCGACGTCGGTCGACAACGAGGTGACGTTCAACGGCGTCGACGAGGTGGCGCCGACGGTGACGATCGAGCAGGGCGCGGCGCAGGCGGATCCGACGGCCGTCTCGCCGATCGTGTTCGAGGTCGAGTTCAGCGAGCCCGTGACCGGGTTCACGAACTCCGACGTGGTGCTGAGCGGGTCGGCGAACCCGACCACTGCCGTGGTCTCGGGCGCGGGAGCGTCGTACACGGTCGAGGTCTCGGGCATGAGTGCGAACGGACTCGTGATCGCCGAGGTGGCCGCGGGTGCCGCGACGGATGCCGCGTCGAACCCGAGCGAGGCGTCGACCTCGGTCGACAACGAGGTGACGTTCCAGTACGACGAGGGTGACGTCACGGCGCCGACGGTGACGATCGAGCAGGGCGCGGCGCAGGTCGATCCGACGGCCGTCTCGCCGATCGTGTTCGAGGTCGAGTTCAGCGAGCCCGTGACCGGGTTCACGAACTCCGACGTGGTGCTGAGCGGGTCAGCGAACCCGACCACTGCCGTGGTCTCGGGCGCGGGAGCGTCGTACACGGTCGAGGTCTCGGGCATGAGTGCGAACGGACTCGTGATCGCCGAGGTGGCCGCGGGTGCCGCGACGGATGCCGCGTCGAACCCGAGCGAGGCGTCGACCTCGGTCGACAACGAGGTGACGTTCCAGGTCGTCGTGACGCCCGATCCGCTGACCATCACGGTGCCTGACGACATCGTGGTGGAGGTGCCGTTCGGAGAGACCGGCGACAACGTCGACTTCGACCCGCCGACGACCACGGGCGGGGTCGCTCCGGTCACCGTCGACTGCGACGCGAACTCCGGCGACTTCTTCCCGGTCGGCGTGACGACCGTGACCTGCACGGCGACCGACTCGGCGCCCGACGACGAGATCGTGCTCTTCGCGGTCGTCTCCGACTCGTTCACGATCACCGTGAACGAGGGCGAGGAGCCGCCGCCCACCGGTGGTCCGAGCACCCCCGGCACGCCGGGCGGCGGATCGACGGGGGGCACGGGCTCCGGCGGCACCGGAAGCGCGACAGGCATCGCCTCGACCGGCGTCGACTCGATGCCCGCACTGCTCGTGGGCCTCGCCATGCTGCTGCTCGGCGCCGCGGCGCTTCGGTTCCGCACGCGGCGAGCCGCGGCATCCGCCCGCGACTGA
- the cofD gene encoding 2-phospho-L-lactate transferase gives MRITVLAGGVGGSRFVRGVREECARRWPDGNGGTAASVTVIVNTGDDIWLSGVRLMPDFDSLLYSLAGVNDTERGWGRAGETERVAAELREWGVGWPWFTLGDLDLGTHLARTSWLRDGLTVSDVCERLQRRWPLGVRLLPSTDTEVDTHVVVDAADLASHDAPPPLGAPLRAEMHFQEWWTRYRATVPAREFRQRNLATARPARGVVEAIADADLVLVAPSNPVVSIGTILAVPGMHEALAATAAPVVGVSPIIGGKVVRGMADACLPAIGVETSAEAVGRHYGFRRDGGLLDAWLVDETDAAAAGSLTEGGLLAASAPLWMHDLDRSADLAGAAIDLGTAARSA, from the coding sequence GTGCGGATCACAGTGCTCGCGGGCGGCGTCGGAGGGTCGCGTTTCGTGCGCGGCGTGCGGGAGGAATGCGCGAGGCGGTGGCCCGACGGCAACGGCGGCACCGCGGCATCCGTCACCGTGATCGTGAACACCGGCGACGACATCTGGCTCTCGGGCGTGCGACTCATGCCCGACTTCGACTCGCTGCTCTACTCGCTCGCTGGCGTCAACGACACCGAGCGCGGCTGGGGTCGCGCGGGCGAGACCGAGCGGGTGGCCGCCGAGCTGCGCGAGTGGGGCGTGGGATGGCCCTGGTTCACGCTCGGCGACCTCGATCTCGGCACCCACCTCGCGCGAACGTCGTGGCTCCGCGACGGCCTCACGGTCTCGGACGTCTGCGAGCGGCTGCAGCGGCGCTGGCCGCTCGGGGTGCGGCTCCTGCCCTCGACCGACACCGAGGTCGACACGCACGTCGTCGTGGATGCCGCTGACCTGGCGTCGCATGACGCGCCTCCGCCCCTCGGAGCGCCGTTGCGCGCCGAGATGCACTTCCAGGAGTGGTGGACCCGCTATCGCGCGACCGTGCCCGCACGCGAGTTCCGCCAGCGCAACCTGGCGACTGCGCGTCCGGCGCGGGGCGTGGTCGAGGCGATCGCCGACGCCGACCTCGTGCTCGTCGCCCCGTCGAACCCGGTCGTGTCGATCGGCACGATCCTCGCCGTGCCCGGCATGCACGAGGCACTGGCGGCGACGGCGGCGCCCGTCGTCGGCGTCTCCCCGATCATCGGCGGCAAGGTCGTGCGCGGCATGGCCGATGCGTGCCTTCCCGCGATCGGCGTCGAGACGAGTGCCGAGGCGGTCGGTCGGCACTACGGCTTCCGTCGCGACGGCGGGCTCCTCGACGCATGGCTCGTCGACGAGACGGATGCCGCGGCGGCGGGTTCGCTGACCGAAGGCGGCCTGCTCGCGGCATCCGCCCCGCTCTGGATGCACGACCTCGACCGCTCGGCCGACCTCGCCGGCGCGGCGATCGACCTCGGAACCGCCGCACGGAGCGCCTGA
- a CDS encoding amidohydrolase family protein, giving the protein MSAIDDLVAIDVHTHPQTEEFLAAMGQRHQQMAKHFGRERPAVSFAEQADQYRDRKMMAVIVNSDSETTSGIKGAPNDLLGRAQVDHPDVFLAFAGIDPWKGEAAVAEIRRMHAEYGIKGVGELNPSRQKFLANDRRFFPIWETCAELGLVVMFHSGFPGAGAGTPGGGGYRLENARPVPYIDDVAAEFPELKIISAHPAWPWHLENLAMVWHKSNVYLDLSGWAPKYLPPEVVRYADSLISDRVLFGSDWPVMTADRWMSEFDELGLKPESRQKILLDNARTLFGL; this is encoded by the coding sequence ATGAGCGCCATCGACGACCTCGTCGCGATCGACGTGCACACGCACCCGCAGACCGAGGAGTTCCTCGCGGCGATGGGGCAGCGGCACCAGCAGATGGCGAAGCACTTCGGGCGCGAGCGGCCGGCCGTGAGCTTCGCCGAGCAGGCCGACCAGTACCGCGACCGCAAGATGATGGCGGTCATCGTGAACTCCGACTCCGAGACGACCTCGGGCATCAAGGGCGCGCCGAACGACCTGCTCGGCCGGGCGCAGGTCGACCACCCCGACGTGTTCCTCGCGTTCGCGGGCATCGACCCGTGGAAGGGCGAGGCGGCCGTCGCCGAGATCCGGCGCATGCACGCCGAGTACGGCATCAAGGGCGTCGGCGAATTGAACCCGTCGCGGCAGAAGTTCCTCGCGAACGACCGGCGCTTCTTCCCGATCTGGGAGACGTGCGCCGAGCTCGGGCTCGTCGTGATGTTCCACTCCGGCTTTCCGGGAGCCGGCGCCGGAACGCCGGGCGGCGGCGGCTACCGCCTCGAGAACGCGAGGCCCGTGCCCTACATCGATGACGTCGCGGCGGAGTTCCCCGAGCTCAAGATCATCAGCGCGCACCCCGCGTGGCCGTGGCACCTCGAGAACCTCGCGATGGTCTGGCACAAGTCGAACGTGTACCTCGACCTCTCGGGCTGGGCGCCGAAGTACCTGCCGCCCGAGGTCGTGCGCTACGCCGACTCGCTCATCAGCGACCGGGTGCTGTTCGGCTCGGACTGGCCCGTGATGACCGCCGACCGGTGGATGAGCGAGTTCGACGAGCTCGGACTGAAGCCCGAGTCTCGACAGAAGATCCTGCTCGACAACGCCCGCACCCTGTTCGGGCTCTGA